A single window of Leptolyngbya ohadii IS1 DNA harbors:
- the rsmH gene encoding 16S rRNA (cytosine(1402)-N(4))-methyltransferase RsmH — protein MIKSEQNHPEQINSSEAPAPPTFSHIPVLAQEVIDGLEVRSHGQYLDVTVGGGGHSLLILQAAERVQLTAIDQDEQAIEAARNRLANYRDQVTLRHTNFAEYNPGEQKFDGILADLGVSSPQFDTPDRGFSFRHEAPLDMRMDQTQTETAATVINTWDEAELARIFYTYGEERLSRKIARRIVEKRPFQTTTQLAEVISYSVPPAYRYGRIHPATRVFQALRIAVNHELEVLETLLQKAPQWLKPGGRLAIISFHSLEDRMVKHSFKDSDLLKVITKKPIVASESEIEQNPRSRSAKLRVAERLPDSKE, from the coding sequence TTGATTAAGTCTGAACAGAATCATCCTGAACAAATCAATTCTTCAGAAGCTCCAGCCCCACCAACCTTCTCCCATATTCCCGTCCTGGCACAGGAAGTCATCGACGGGCTAGAAGTCCGATCGCATGGACAATACCTTGATGTGACTGTCGGTGGCGGCGGACACAGTTTGCTAATTTTGCAGGCGGCGGAGCGGGTTCAGTTGACGGCGATCGATCAGGATGAACAGGCGATCGAGGCTGCCCGGAATCGGTTAGCGAATTACCGGGATCAGGTGACGCTTCGCCACACTAACTTTGCTGAGTACAATCCGGGGGAGCAAAAGTTCGACGGTATTTTGGCGGATCTGGGAGTGAGTTCTCCCCAGTTTGATACGCCCGATCGCGGCTTTAGCTTTCGGCATGAAGCGCCCCTGGATATGCGGATGGATCAGACCCAGACTGAAACCGCAGCGACGGTGATTAATACCTGGGATGAGGCGGAACTGGCGCGGATTTTCTATACCTACGGCGAAGAAAGGCTTTCCCGCAAGATTGCTCGCCGCATTGTGGAAAAACGTCCCTTCCAGACTACAACTCAACTGGCGGAAGTCATTTCCTACTCGGTGCCGCCCGCCTACCGCTACGGCAGAATTCATCCGGCGACCCGTGTGTTTCAGGCACTTCGGATTGCGGTGAACCACGAACTGGAAGTCCTGGAAACCCTGCTGCAAAAGGCTCCCCAATGGCTAAAACCGGGTGGACGGCTTGCCATTATCAGCTTTCACAGTCTGGAAGACCGCATGGTGAAGCACAGCTTCAAAGACTCCGATCTGCTGAAAGTCATTACAAAAAAGCCGATCGTTGCCAGTGAATCGGAAATCGAGCAGAATCCGCGATCGCGCTCTGCAAAGCTGAGAGTTGCCGAACGATTGCCCGACTCAAAGGAGTAG
- a CDS encoding GNAT family N-acetyltransferase, whose product MRIFETDRLRLRPWNPETEAELAFAIYSDPEVSRFLGTPDESVEARREKIWQRNQKHLELNEGSGCWAIEEKATATPIGTAILQRLPDGAGELTPDWEVGWHLKRSVWGRGYATEAARVLLEYGFTELQLPVIYAVANPENYASIRVMERLGMSPKGRTQKYYGAELVLFEILRSSSHD is encoded by the coding sequence ATGAGGATTTTTGAAACCGATCGTCTGCGGCTGCGTCCCTGGAATCCGGAAACTGAAGCAGAATTAGCGTTTGCAATCTACAGTGATCCAGAGGTTTCGCGCTTTCTAGGAACACCTGACGAGAGCGTAGAAGCTCGCCGCGAAAAGATTTGGCAGCGCAACCAGAAACATCTGGAGCTGAATGAGGGTAGCGGTTGCTGGGCGATCGAGGAAAAAGCAACTGCCACGCCAATTGGGACAGCCATTCTTCAGCGATTACCCGATGGTGCAGGGGAACTCACACCGGATTGGGAAGTTGGATGGCATCTGAAGCGATCGGTTTGGGGCAGGGGCTACGCAACGGAGGCGGCGAGAGTGTTGCTGGAGTATGGCTTCACGGAACTGCAACTGCCTGTCATCTATGCCGTTGCCAATCCAGAAAATTATGCCTCGATTCGGGTGATGGAGCGGCTGGGGATGAGTCCCAAGGGACGGACGCAGAAATACTACGGTGCGGAACTGGTGCTGTTTGAGATTTTGCGATCGTCCTCACACGATTAA
- a CDS encoding NAD(P)H-quinone oxidoreductase subunit H: protein MSMIETKTEPMVLNMGPHHPSMHGVLRLIVTLDGEDVIDCEPVIGYLHRGMEKIAENRTNIMYVPYVSRWDYAEGMFNEAVTVNAPEILADIPVPKRASYIRVIMLELNRIANHLLWLGPFMADIGAQTPFFYIFREREVIYDLWEAATGYRMVNNNYFRIGGVAVDLPYGWVEKCRDFCDYFAEKVDEYEKLITNNPIFRRRVEGVGTITREEAINWGLSGPMLRASGVNWDLRKVDHYECYDDFDWNVAVATEGDCLARYRVRIDEMRESIKILYQALDGLPGGPYENLEAKRMQEGPKSKWNEFDYQFLGKKIAPTFKIPKGEHYVRVESGKGELGIYLIGDDSVFPWRWKIRAADFNNLQILPHLLKGVKVADIMPILGSIDIIMGSVDR from the coding sequence ATGTCCATGATCGAAACAAAAACCGAACCGATGGTGCTAAACATGGGTCCCCATCACCCGTCAATGCACGGCGTGTTGCGGCTCATTGTCACCCTCGACGGTGAAGATGTGATCGACTGCGAACCAGTGATCGGCTACCTGCATCGCGGCATGGAGAAGATCGCTGAAAACCGCACCAATATTATGTATGTGCCCTACGTGAGCCGCTGGGACTACGCGGAAGGGATGTTTAACGAAGCGGTGACGGTCAACGCACCAGAAATTCTGGCGGATATTCCGGTTCCCAAACGCGCTAGCTACATTCGCGTCATCATGCTGGAGCTAAACCGGATCGCAAACCATTTGCTGTGGCTCGGTCCCTTCATGGCGGACATTGGCGCACAGACGCCCTTCTTCTATATTTTCCGCGAACGGGAAGTCATTTACGACCTGTGGGAAGCTGCAACGGGCTACCGCATGGTCAACAACAACTACTTCCGCATTGGCGGCGTGGCGGTGGATCTGCCCTACGGCTGGGTAGAAAAGTGCCGCGACTTCTGCGACTACTTCGCCGAGAAGGTAGACGAGTACGAGAAGCTGATTACCAATAACCCCATCTTCCGTCGGCGGGTTGAGGGCGTGGGTACAATTACTCGCGAAGAGGCGATTAACTGGGGTCTATCGGGTCCGATGCTCCGTGCTTCCGGTGTGAACTGGGATCTGCGGAAGGTAGATCACTACGAATGCTACGACGACTTCGACTGGAATGTGGCTGTGGCGACGGAAGGCGACTGTCTTGCCCGTTACCGGGTCCGCATTGACGAAATGCGTGAGTCGATCAAAATCCTTTATCAGGCACTTGACGGGCTACCGGGCGGTCCCTACGAAAACCTGGAAGCCAAGCGGATGCAGGAAGGTCCGAAGTCGAAGTGGAACGAGTTTGACTATCAGTTCCTCGGCAAGAAGATCGCGCCTACCTTTAAGATTCCCAAAGGCGAACACTACGTCCGTGTGGAAAGCGGTAAGGGCGAACTGGGCATTTACCTGATCGGCGACGACAGCGTATTTCCCTGGCGGTGGAAGATCCGGGCAGCGGACTTCAACAACCTGCAAATCCTGCCCCACCTGCTGAAGGGCGTGAAGGTAGCAGACATTATGCCAATCCTGGGCAGCATCGACATCATCATGGGTTCGGTCGATCGCTAA
- a CDS encoding SH3 domain-containing protein, producing MVDSPIPVRVTLQDEQGNDVASATVMAPGSHTFRDLLPGATYQVKFSASAPYQVKPAKPDRYTLKPQENALKITVGLDCIIVPDPAIEGLSIPQPPEPPKPAPPIPDAVIFATVAVGLSLALLGDLSGFFSGVRSTAPARPNLQIRSDVTNRPTNGTSRSINRGIRSNRRLPRDLEERLLDCIEEALKSQSDLLQNLEDTGVSTDLATLVPLLIGIEQEEPTDPAIELVQQLKGFIEECDPTLIESIIEAEQENQGNDENDSFSAADQVRIVGHHVNVRTEPHLNSPVVAQVSGGAVAVDRSLATVEGWLPIILPDGQRGYISTEFVSFSAPN from the coding sequence ATGGTAGACAGCCCGATTCCGGTCAGGGTGACGCTGCAAGATGAACAGGGCAACGATGTTGCCAGTGCAACAGTTATGGCTCCCGGTAGCCACACATTCAGAGATCTCTTACCTGGAGCAACCTATCAGGTTAAGTTCAGTGCGTCTGCTCCCTATCAGGTTAAGCCTGCCAAGCCCGATCGCTATACGCTGAAACCCCAGGAAAATGCACTGAAGATCACAGTTGGATTGGACTGTATTATTGTGCCCGATCCGGCGATCGAAGGTCTGAGTATTCCACAACCTCCCGAACCTCCTAAACCTGCACCTCCAATTCCCGATGCTGTGATTTTTGCTACCGTTGCTGTTGGGCTTTCCCTTGCCCTACTAGGCGATCTCTCCGGATTCTTTAGCGGAGTTCGATCGACTGCTCCTGCCCGTCCTAATTTGCAGATTCGATCGGATGTTACTAATCGCCCCACAAACGGCACCAGTCGTTCTATTAATCGCGGGATTCGGAGCAATAGGCGATTGCCGCGAGATTTGGAGGAACGATTGCTGGACTGTATTGAGGAAGCACTGAAATCGCAAAGTGACCTGCTGCAAAACCTGGAAGATACGGGTGTCAGTACAGACCTTGCTACCCTCGTGCCGCTGCTAATTGGCATAGAGCAGGAAGAACCCACCGATCCGGCGATCGAATTAGTTCAGCAGTTGAAAGGCTTTATTGAGGAGTGTGATCCCACCTTAATTGAATCAATTATCGAAGCAGAGCAGGAAAATCAGGGAAATGACGAAAATGACTCTTTTAGTGCGGCAGATCAGGTTCGGATTGTTGGTCATCATGTGAACGTGCGGACAGAACCACATTTGAATAGTCCGGTCGTGGCTCAAGTTTCGGGAGGGGCTGTTGCAGTCGATCGTTCTCTGGCAACAGTGGAAGGGTGGTTGCCGATTATCCTGCCTGATGGACAGAGGGGCTATATTTCAACGGAATTTGTGAGCTTTTCTGCCCCCAACTAA
- a CDS encoding ABC transporter ATP-binding protein produces the protein MARNPQVFLMDEPLSNLDAKLRTETRSQIVNLQRKLGTTTIYVTHDQTEAMTMGDRIAVMNAGQIQQVARPLELYNNPANRFVAEFIGSPPMNFIPVQVKAPLLIQHPQFRLTLPHSWETPIRKYDGRSITLGVRPEHLSISLPAPKNIPVRVDRVEALGSETYLTVSLVVPDRPAASQSLQVRTEPDRPVSVGEELWLAIAPDKIHLFDDETGEAIAQFG, from the coding sequence ATGGCACGCAATCCCCAGGTGTTTCTGATGGACGAGCCGCTGTCTAACCTGGATGCCAAACTGCGAACCGAAACCCGCAGCCAGATCGTCAACCTTCAGCGCAAGCTGGGCACGACCACAATTTATGTGACCCACGATCAAACGGAAGCAATGACAATGGGTGATCGGATTGCGGTGATGAATGCGGGACAGATTCAGCAGGTTGCCCGTCCACTTGAACTCTATAACAACCCGGCAAATCGCTTCGTTGCGGAGTTTATCGGCTCGCCGCCCATGAACTTTATCCCCGTTCAGGTAAAAGCCCCGCTGCTGATCCAGCATCCTCAGTTTCGCCTTACCCTGCCCCATAGCTGGGAAACCCCAATCCGCAAGTATGATGGGCGATCGATTACCCTGGGAGTCCGTCCCGAACATCTCAGTATCAGTCTGCCTGCACCCAAAAATATTCCCGTCCGCGTCGATCGCGTGGAAGCTCTAGGCAGCGAAACCTATCTCACGGTCAGTCTAGTCGTTCCCGACCGCCCTGCGGCATCCCAATCCCTCCAGGTGAGAACCGAACCCGATCGCCCCGTCTCTGTGGGGGAGGAACTGTGGCTGGCAATTGCCCCCGACAAAATTCATTTATTTGATGACGAAACGGGAGAGGCGATCGCGCAATTTGGGTAA
- a CDS encoding dienelactone hydrolase family protein: MADGSMKRRHFVMATLAAGFAMAVRPVSAETITTDTDGLMAGTIEIPTTDGMIPGYHAMPATGTNFPVVLVVQEIFGVHEYIQDVCRRFAQLGYLAIAPELFARQGDVSKLSSIDEIRPIVAQVPDAQVMSDLDAAAEWAKNSGKGNIDRLGITGFCWGGRVVWLYAAHNPQLKAGVAWYGRLVGQSTQLQPKFPLDVAGVLKAPVLGLYGGKDDGIPLSSVDQMKQALTAANSSSEIIVYPDAPHGFHADYRPSYRQADAEDGWQKLQAWFEQYGV; the protein is encoded by the coding sequence ATGGCAGACGGCAGCATGAAGCGGCGGCATTTTGTAATGGCAACCCTGGCAGCCGGATTTGCAATGGCAGTGCGTCCCGTTTCTGCCGAGACCATTACTACCGATACCGATGGGCTGATGGCGGGGACGATCGAAATTCCGACAACCGACGGGATGATTCCGGGCTATCACGCGATGCCTGCAACCGGAACGAATTTTCCCGTAGTTCTGGTGGTGCAGGAGATTTTTGGCGTTCACGAATATATCCAGGATGTCTGTCGGCGGTTTGCCCAACTGGGATATCTGGCGATCGCACCAGAACTGTTTGCGCGGCAGGGGGATGTCTCCAAGCTCAGCAGCATTGATGAAATTCGCCCGATCGTGGCTCAGGTTCCCGATGCTCAGGTGATGTCCGATCTGGATGCGGCGGCAGAGTGGGCAAAGAATTCGGGTAAGGGCAATATCGATCGCTTAGGCATCACGGGATTTTGCTGGGGCGGCAGAGTTGTCTGGCTCTACGCGGCACATAATCCGCAGCTCAAGGCGGGCGTTGCCTGGTACGGCAGGCTGGTGGGACAATCGACCCAGCTTCAGCCCAAGTTTCCGCTAGATGTCGCTGGAGTTCTCAAAGCCCCGGTGCTGGGACTCTACGGCGGCAAGGATGACGGCATCCCGCTCAGCAGCGTCGATCAGATGAAGCAGGCACTTACCGCTGCCAATAGTTCCTCGGAAATCATTGTCTACCCCGATGCGCCACACGGATTCCACGCCGACTATCGCCCCTCCTATCGTCAAGCAGATGCAGAGGACGGCTGGCAGAAGCTTCAGGCTTGGTTTGAGCAGTATGGGGTTTAG
- a CDS encoding PPC domain-containing DNA-binding protein, translating to MFSGMQVAALRLKPGEDLRRSLERFVKDHSLEAACVVTCVGSLRRVVLRLANQSEGTVYEGHFEIVSLVGVMSCHGSHYHLAIGDRTGQTFGGHLLEGCTIYTTAEIVIGILSDLRFRREFDPESGYRELAIEEF from the coding sequence ATGTTTTCAGGGATGCAGGTGGCGGCGTTGCGGCTGAAGCCGGGGGAGGATTTGCGGCGATCGCTGGAGAGGTTTGTTAAGGATCACTCGCTGGAGGCTGCCTGTGTGGTGACTTGCGTGGGAAGCTTAAGGCGGGTGGTGCTGCGGCTGGCAAATCAGTCGGAGGGGACGGTTTATGAGGGGCATTTTGAGATCGTGTCGTTGGTGGGGGTGATGTCCTGTCATGGGTCGCACTACCATCTGGCGATCGGCGATCGGACAGGGCAAACCTTTGGGGGGCATCTGCTAGAGGGCTGCACGATTTACACCACAGCAGAGATTGTGATTGGCATTCTGTCGGACTTGCGGTTTCGGCGGGAGTTTGATCCAGAGTCGGGGTATCGGGAGCTGGCGATCGAGGAGTTTTGA
- a CDS encoding sucrose-phosphate phosphatase translates to MSQFLLVTDLDNTLIGDDDAFQNLNDRFTEHRQRYGSKLVYATGRSIQSYQRLSQRLPMLEADVLITSVGTEIYYPDDRSASVYHFDEVWFNSSFHYWHRAEVEAIAQQFPQLIPQDEGEQRPLKLSYILEYEDVHILPELEAQLAEQGIEAELIYSHDRDLDILRRKTNKGSALAYIRKKLEFTEEQTIVCGDSGNDISLFSENPMGIIVGNARRELLEWHRDNLDDQRYWAQAHYANGILEGLEHFSII, encoded by the coding sequence GTGTCACAGTTTTTACTCGTTACAGATCTGGATAACACGCTGATTGGCGACGATGATGCTTTTCAGAATTTGAACGATCGGTTTACTGAGCATCGTCAACGGTATGGATCAAAATTGGTTTACGCGACGGGGCGATCGATTCAGTCTTACCAGCGGCTCTCACAACGCCTGCCAATGCTGGAAGCAGATGTTTTGATTACGTCTGTCGGCACTGAAATTTATTATCCTGATGATCGATCGGCTTCAGTGTACCACTTCGATGAAGTCTGGTTTAATTCGTCGTTCCACTACTGGCATCGAGCAGAGGTTGAGGCGATCGCCCAGCAGTTTCCCCAACTTATTCCGCAGGACGAGGGTGAACAGCGTCCTTTAAAGCTCAGCTATATTCTCGAATACGAGGATGTACACATTCTGCCGGAGCTGGAAGCACAGCTTGCTGAACAGGGAATAGAAGCAGAGTTAATCTATAGCCACGATCGCGATCTGGACATTCTGCGACGCAAAACCAATAAGGGTAGTGCATTGGCTTATATTCGCAAAAAGTTGGAGTTCACAGAGGAACAGACGATCGTTTGTGGAGATTCGGGAAACGATATTTCTCTGTTTTCGGAAAATCCAATGGGAATCATTGTGGGAAATGCGCGAAGAGAATTGTTGGAATGGCATCGGGATAATTTAGACGACCAGCGGTACTGGGCACAAGCGCACTATGCGAATGGAATTTTAGAAGGTTTAGAACACTTCAGTATTATTTAG
- a CDS encoding phosphatase PAP2 family protein, translating into MFKDFLRSLKQFWLRRIYPSIESLVAAIGTVGLISCLLVLWLVAYLSDEILERENFAFNTSFLNWLHQYTNPTLDRLMLGITHLGDPPIVMPIFITVLIILWLRQYRQEAQIFLIAGIGATILNNALKLYFRNPRPALWTRIITETSYSFPSGHALGSIVLYGMIAFLLARHFPRYAGWFYAAAGVLTGAIGFSRLYLGVHWVTDVIGGWGMGFLWLMICVTMLRLKQPTGASK; encoded by the coding sequence ATGTTCAAGGACTTTCTTCGATCGCTCAAACAGTTCTGGCTGCGGCGAATTTATCCCAGCATCGAAAGTTTGGTTGCGGCGATCGGCACAGTGGGCTTAATTAGCTGTCTGCTTGTTTTATGGCTGGTTGCCTATCTGAGCGACGAAATCCTGGAGCGGGAAAACTTTGCGTTCAATACGTCCTTCCTGAACTGGCTGCATCAGTACACCAACCCCACCCTCGATCGCCTGATGTTGGGAATTACGCATTTGGGCGATCCCCCGATCGTGATGCCGATCTTTATCACGGTTCTGATCATTCTTTGGCTGCGGCAATACCGACAGGAAGCCCAGATTTTTCTGATTGCAGGCATCGGCGCGACGATTCTCAACAATGCCCTGAAGCTCTATTTCAGAAATCCCCGTCCTGCCCTGTGGACGCGCATCATCACCGAAACCTCCTACAGCTTTCCGAGCGGTCATGCTCTGGGTTCAATCGTGCTATATGGCATGATCGCCTTTTTGCTGGCAAGGCACTTTCCCCGCTATGCAGGCTGGTTTTACGCGGCGGCTGGGGTGCTAACTGGGGCGATCGGCTTCAGTCGGCTGTATTTGGGTGTTCATTGGGTGACGGATGTAATTGGCGGCTGGGGGATGGGTTTTCTGTGGCTGATGATCTGTGTGACAATGCTGCGATTAAAACAGCCCACAGGGGCATCTAAATAA
- a CDS encoding SDR family oxidoreductase — translation MSPKSEKLQPPQKQNQQPGLESEMTPKPQSIDSKYKGSDKLLDKVALITGGDSGIGRAVAVMFAREGADVAIVYLNEHDDAQQTKMMVEQEGRRCIIIPGDIGSEDFCKDAVSETLQEFGHLDILINNAAEQHPQQSIEDITADQLERTFRTNIFGMFFLTKAALPHLKEGSAIINTTSVTAYQGSPELLDYSSTKGAIVAFTRSLSKSLVEKGIRVNGVAPGPIWTPLIPATFPEDKVASFGKQAPMQRAGQPEEIAPCYVFLASDDSSYMAGQILHPNGGTVING, via the coding sequence ATGTCCCCCAAATCCGAGAAGCTTCAGCCTCCTCAGAAGCAAAATCAGCAGCCCGGTCTGGAGTCGGAAATGACGCCCAAGCCGCAAAGCATTGATTCCAAATACAAAGGCAGCGATAAATTACTCGACAAAGTGGCGCTGATTACGGGCGGCGATAGCGGCATTGGTCGTGCAGTTGCCGTGATGTTTGCCAGAGAAGGTGCAGATGTAGCGATCGTCTACCTCAACGAACATGACGACGCGCAGCAAACCAAAATGATGGTAGAGCAGGAAGGTCGTCGCTGCATTATTATTCCGGGCGACATTGGCAGCGAGGATTTCTGTAAGGATGCTGTTTCCGAAACGCTTCAGGAATTTGGGCATCTGGATATTCTGATTAACAACGCCGCCGAGCAGCATCCGCAGCAGAGCATCGAAGACATTACTGCCGATCAGCTGGAGCGCACCTTCCGCACGAATATTTTTGGAATGTTCTTCTTGACGAAGGCAGCCCTTCCCCACCTCAAGGAAGGCAGTGCAATCATCAATACTACTTCCGTTACGGCATACCAGGGCAGCCCGGAACTGCTGGATTACTCTTCGACGAAGGGCGCAATTGTGGCGTTTACGCGATCGCTGTCCAAGTCCCTGGTAGAAAAAGGCATTCGAGTAAACGGCGTGGCTCCGGGACCTATCTGGACACCCCTCATTCCTGCAACTTTCCCGGAAGACAAAGTGGCAAGCTTTGGCAAACAGGCTCCGATGCAGCGTGCCGGACAGCCGGAAGAAATTGCGCCCTGCTATGTGTTCCTGGCATCGGATGATTCGTCCTATATGGCAGGTCAAATTCTGCACCCGAACGGTGGCACGGTAATTAACGGTTAA
- a CDS encoding hemerythrin domain-containing protein — protein MVTTLDDAKRNAIGMKLSEMAETQKFLIESEQAFISQIADDDIRDRLRNMLQDDQKNLGIIETVIVQYGVKADAKESSKKMLEMGRKMINSSEFSMLEKLANHELMKHAITMMGLLVHKCAQVVGADVEAAITPLNTVNFENRAHQEQLKGILEKIGVRELTGKEADQGLWGRVQDAVAALSGVAGSVLTQNTDRKDMTLQDILRMDHQKVNVLFAEIMQTNDPMKRREYFGQLYKDLRAHALAEDEVAYPAVRGKYPESDLQELYNEQDSWLPKLDRMAQMDMMSEQFMNEIRQLMNEVMDHVRQEESTYFAAVRDNFSPEEQQRLGSEFKAKKSQLQDEMKSMSM, from the coding sequence ATGGTGACAACATTAGATGATGCAAAGCGTAATGCGATCGGCATGAAGCTGTCAGAAATGGCAGAGACGCAAAAGTTTCTGATTGAAAGTGAGCAAGCGTTTATCTCTCAGATTGCAGATGACGACATCCGCGATCGTTTGCGGAATATGCTTCAGGACGATCAGAAGAATCTGGGCATTATTGAAACCGTTATTGTGCAGTACGGTGTAAAAGCTGACGCCAAAGAATCTTCCAAGAAGATGCTTGAGATGGGTCGCAAGATGATCAATAGCTCTGAATTCTCCATGCTGGAGAAGCTGGCTAATCATGAGCTGATGAAGCACGCGATCACCATGATGGGCCTGCTGGTTCACAAGTGCGCTCAGGTGGTGGGTGCAGACGTGGAAGCAGCTATCACGCCCCTCAACACCGTTAACTTCGAGAACCGCGCTCACCAGGAACAGCTCAAGGGCATTCTGGAGAAAATCGGCGTACGTGAACTGACGGGCAAGGAAGCGGATCAAGGTCTGTGGGGTCGCGTTCAGGATGCAGTGGCTGCTCTGTCCGGCGTGGCTGGCAGCGTGCTGACCCAGAACACCGATCGCAAAGACATGACCCTGCAAGACATCCTCCGCATGGATCACCAGAAAGTGAACGTGCTGTTTGCAGAAATCATGCAGACCAACGATCCGATGAAGCGTCGCGAATACTTCGGTCAGCTTTATAAGGATCTGCGTGCCCATGCCTTGGCAGAAGACGAAGTGGCATACCCCGCAGTGCGCGGCAAGTATCCCGAAAGCGATCTGCAAGAGCTGTACAACGAGCAGGATTCCTGGCTGCCCAAGCTCGATCGCATGGCGCAAATGGACATGATGTCTGAGCAGTTCATGAACGAAATTCGTCAGCTCATGAACGAAGTGATGGATCACGTCCGTCAGGAAGAAAGCACCTACTTCGCAGCCGTGCGCGACAACTTCAGCCCTGAAGAGCAGCAGCGCCTCGGTTCTGAGTTCAAGGCGAAGAAGAGCCAGCTTCAGGACGAAATGAAGTCCATGTCGATGTAA
- a CDS encoding chlorophyll a/b-binding protein — protein sequence MESRNATDLPPVASAYNGKDRNAFIFGWNPQAELWNGRLAMIGFVAYLLWDLGGYSVVRDLFHLV from the coding sequence ATGGAATCTCGTAACGCAACCGATCTGCCCCCCGTAGCTAGCGCATACAACGGCAAAGACCGTAACGCCTTCATCTTCGGCTGGAATCCCCAGGCAGAGCTGTGGAATGGTCGTCTGGCAATGATTGGCTTTGTTGCATATCTGCTGTGGGATCTGGGCGGCTACAGCGTCGTACGCGACCTGTTCCACCTGGTGTAG
- a CDS encoding saccharopine dehydrogenase family protein, which translates to MTKQVLIVGGRGRIGSSVAADLLTHTDAAVTITGRTADTDHVSDRLGERVQFLELDLSDADRLRSVVAGKDLVIHCAGPFRYRDAITLKTCIAEGVNYLDVSDDRSFTQRALSLCESAQQAGVTAVINSGVFPGISNSMVRQGVEQLDEAETIHLSYVVSGSGGAGVTVMRTTFLGLQKPFQVWVDGRWQEIKPYTGREMISFPGYGRSGVYWFDMPEAYTLQKAFPVKTVITKFGSVPDFYNHLTWMAAHLFPRPLMQQRWMIEFLSKTSYTMTNVTDRFSGIGVAMRAEVRGKRNGEPTQYASTFAHENTAFASGCGTGSIAQVLLSGELQKPGVWTVEEALPTALFERGMAERGLAIEQQFELPVAV; encoded by the coding sequence ATGACAAAGCAAGTTTTGATCGTGGGCGGACGGGGACGGATTGGCAGCAGCGTTGCCGCCGATTTGCTGACCCACACCGATGCAGCAGTCACGATTACGGGACGCACCGCAGATACGGATCATGTGAGCGATCGTCTCGGTGAGCGGGTGCAGTTTCTCGAACTGGATCTCTCCGATGCAGACCGCTTGCGATCGGTGGTAGCAGGTAAGGATCTGGTCATTCACTGCGCGGGACCGTTTCGCTACCGGGATGCAATCACGCTCAAAACCTGCATTGCTGAAGGCGTGAATTACTTAGACGTGAGCGACGATCGCTCCTTTACCCAGAGAGCCTTGAGCCTCTGCGAGTCGGCACAGCAGGCGGGCGTTACGGCTGTAATCAATTCGGGCGTGTTTCCCGGCATCTCCAACAGTATGGTGCGGCAGGGCGTGGAGCAGTTGGACGAAGCAGAAACCATTCACCTCAGCTATGTGGTGTCCGGGTCGGGCGGCGCAGGTGTCACCGTCATGCGGACAACCTTTTTGGGACTGCAAAAGCCGTTTCAGGTCTGGGTGGACGGTCGCTGGCAGGAAATTAAGCCCTACACGGGTCGAGAAATGATCAGCTTCCCCGGATATGGTCGCTCAGGCGTGTACTGGTTCGATATGCCGGAGGCTTACACGCTGCAAAAGGCATTTCCGGTGAAGACCGTGATCACGAAATTCGGCTCCGTGCCCGATTTTTACAATCATCTCACCTGGATGGCAGCGCACCTTTTCCCCCGTCCCCTGATGCAGCAGCGCTGGATGATCGAATTTCTGTCCAAAACCAGCTACACCATGACCAACGTGACCGATCGCTTTAGCGGCATCGGTGTGGCAATGCGGGCAGAAGTACGCGGCAAACGCAACGGAGAACCGACCCAGTACGCTTCCACCTTTGCCCACGAAAATACCGCCTTCGCATCGGGCTGCGGCACGGGCAGCATCGCCCAGGTTTTACTGTCTGGGGAACTGCAAAAGCCGGGAGTCTGGACGGTGGAAGAGGCGTTGCCGACGGCTTTGTTTGAAAGAGGCATGGCAGAACGGGGACTGGCGATCGAGCAACAGTTTGAGTTGCCTGTCGCTGTATAG